AGTAGCACCTGCAAAGTTCAAGTCGCTAAGTGGCTAGAAAAAGAGGGACGCAAACCTTTCGACTTTAGTGTTGGGCTCTATTACGCGTCCATATCCTTAAGCTAGAGCCACAACTGCATCTATTGGTGCTGACAGTTCATCACATTATTATTGATGGCTGGTCAATTGATGTCATCTTCAAGGATTTGGGTGCGATATATTCAGCAGAATGTCAGAATATTCCAGATGAAATGGAAGAACCAATGCAATTCCGGCAATACATAAACTGGCAAGAACAGCAAATTCAAACTGAGAAAATGCTAGCAGACAAATCTTACTGGTTAGGACAATTTGCTGATTCAATTCCCGTCTTAGAGTTGCCAACAGATTACCCGCGTCCCCAAGTACAAACTTATGCTGGGGTTGAACAAACGCTACTCGTTGATGCTGAATGTTTGCGTGAGTTAAAAAGCTTCAGCAATCAGCATAGATGTACCTTGTTTATGACCTTAATTGCTGTCTTAAATTTGTTATTACATCACTTATCTGGTCAAAATGACATCGTGATTGGTGTTCCTACGGCTGGACAAACTTGTGTAGAAGATAAAGACCTAGTTGGCTATTGTGCTAATGTATTGCCATTGCGCTTTGTAGTTAAAAACCAAAGTTTTAGTGACTATCTCAATACTATTAAAAAGGTAGTTTTGCAGGGCTATGAGCATCAAAATTATCCGATTAGCCAATTGCTCAAGGAACTGAATATTAAGCGCGATCCCAGCCGACCACCTCTGATTACAACATTAGTTGGTATGGATAAATTTGGTGTTGAACTAAAATTTTTTGGGCTGAAAGTTGAGGGCTTGACAAATTATCTTGGCATTGCTCGGAGAGAACTAACTTGGAATATGGTTGAGAGCGATGGGAAACTATCATTGAAGTGTAATTACAACGCAGATATTTATAGTGCCTCTACAATTCGGCTCTGGATGCAGCAATTGGAAACCATTTTCCACACTGTCATAAAACAGCCCGATATCAGCCTAGATGCGATCGCCGAAAAACTGACTCAAGTAGATGGACAAAAACAGATTGGAGAAGAACAAAAATTAGCAGTGGCTAGTATGCAAAAGTTAAAAAACTTTAAGAGAAATTCTATATAATATCAAAAGTATTTATGAATACTTTGAATCTAAAATTATATTTGCTGACAAAATGAGATTTTTCTAAACAATCATGAATAACCCAATGACAAATTTGCCTAGTTTTGATCCAAATCTTCAAATTAAATTAGAAACTTTTAAAGTTTTGCCAAGATTTGTAGGCACTTGGGAAGGAAACTGGATTCGCCTAGATGAAAATGGTAATGAAATTGAGAGATTCACATCACTTTTAAATCAAAATATTATTAATAATCAATGGGTACAAACTAATCAGAATAAATATCCTGATGGTAAAATTGTTAACATAAGTTTTTTTGGCAAGGCTGTGGGGGTAGGTAAGGTACTTTTTGAAAGTCCCGATTATCCTTATTGCAATTTTCAGATGATAGTAGAAGAATATAGTGATAATATTATCATGATTAGAGTATCAGATAAGATAACAGGTTTTCCATTAGCATTAGAAACTATCAACTTAATTAGTGATACTGAAAGAATCAGGACGTTACAAAAGTTTAAGCTACCAGATGGAAAATTATCTGGATTCATAATTGTTGTTGAAAACAAGATTTTGCGAAATTCGGGGCGTGATTATCAATAGAGTTATTGGGAAATAATTCATAGTTAGTGGCTCAAATTAATTGCAAATAAGCCGGATGCCTGTTTACCAACTGTTGCATAGAGCAATATAGAACCCATTTGATATCTTTTAGCCGATCAAATCGTAAGGCAAAAGGTTCTTGTTCTGGAAAGCGGTCATTTAATAATGGAAAAGTCCGTTTTTGCGGACTTTATTTGTTGAGTTATATCATGTCCGCTTGATTGCTTATTAAACCCGAAGAACCCCACCCCCGCCAAAGCTACGCTTTGTCTCCCCTCCCGAAGAGCGGGGAGGGGATTAAGGGGAGCCAGCGCGGTCTTGGGGGTTTCCCCCATGAGCGACTGGCGTGTGCAGGGTGGATTAATTGTCGAGAGAGAAAATATAACATAGAAGGATGATTCCTTAAGAAAAACACGGTTCTCCCAGAGGAAAGTTAGGAATGAATTTAATCGAAGCAATCCAAGGGGTTCCCGATTATCGACATGCTAGAGGTATTAGACATAGACTTTGGATAATACTAACTATAGTTTTGTTAGGTAGTTGTACAGGATATTGGGGGTATAAACCTTTAGCTGAGTTCACAAAAAATCATCGATTATCTCTAATCAAATTATTAGATTTATCTCCAGATATTCAATTTCCGTCAGCATCAACATTCAGAAATATTATGATGTCAATTGATTTTCAGATATTAGCTGAACTGTTTAACGTCTGGGCAGAAAAGAGTTTGCCAATTAATTTCAAAGAATTATTTGCCATCGATGGGAAATGTATTAAAAGTACTGTAACCGGGGGAAATCAATCCTATCAAAACTTTGTGAGTATCGTTTCAGTTTTCAGTTTATAGTCATCAGCAAGGATGGGTAATCAGACATCAAGCTATGGAAAATAACAAAAACAGTGAGATTAGTGTGGTAGAAGAGCTAATTAAAAAGCTTTATGGGCATCATATCGTGATTACAGCCGATGCACTACATTGCCAAAAAAACTGTTGAGCTGATTATCGAGGGAGAAAATGACTACATTATTACTATTAAAAGAAACCAGCCAAATCTCCTGAAAGTAGCTACTGAGCTAGCTGAATCCTCAATCGCTATCGATACCAATTACCATGATGAAAATTTACATGGACGAAAGACTACTCGTCAAGTCAAAGTCTATCCAATTCCATTTGAGTCACTACCTGATTGGGTTGGCGCTAAAAGTTTAATTGAGGTTAACAGATATGGAACTCGACCTCAAGGATAGAATTGTCGTCGCCAGATTGTTGACTATCATGAACAACACTTTTATTTAAGTAGCTGAAATTATTCAGCTTCAGAATTCGCGGAGATTATTCGTGGTCATTGGTCAATTGAAAATCAACTTCATTGGGTCAAGGATGTAACTTTAAATGAAGATAACTGTATTCATACTGGCGGTTTTTCACCAGCTAATTGGGCGATGGTCAGACAGTTTTTAGTTTCCCTGGCTCGTCAGTTAAATTGTCGGACTCTTCCCGAAGCGTTAAGGCTGATGGCTAACCAACTTCAAATGATTTTTGATGCGCTATTTGACCACTCCGACTCCTTTTGCCCAATGCCTGTGAGTCCAATGGTCGAGTGAGAAAACTTTTTCTCGCCCGACAATTAATCCACCCTGCATGAGCGACTGGCGTGTGGGGTGCAATGACTGTGGTTAGCATAACTAATTATGCGGACATGATATTATAAATAATCGTGTCTCAGTCGTTACATTAACTTCGCTTTGTAGAAGGTTGTTTCTGTTTTGAAACACTAGGCTGAGGGTTTAAAAATGGGGGGATAGGACAGTCTAGCGTCATGGCGATCGCTCTGAGTAAATCTGCCTCTGAAGGAGTAACTTTGTTATCTAATAGTACCGTGTGGGCGCAAGCATCAACAATAGCTTGTTTGAGTTTGGGAGTGGCAAGACGCAGGCGCTCAATACTTTTCTTTAGTTCAGTAAAATTACAAGTTAATGGCATTTCTGGTTTTTCTTGCTCTCCGGCTTTGGGAAGTCGAAAAACTCCAGAACGAAAAGCATAGGCGATATCTTCAGTAGACGCATCGGGTTGGGAGTGTCCGACACGAGCAATTACGGACAGAACTAATAGACTATCTGGCCAAATCTGTTCGATGGAGGTGAATTCTACTGGTGTAGTAGATGTGGGATTTATACTAGGTTGCAGACGATGCCACATTATTAACTGCAACACAAAATGCCACAGCGATAAACTTCCGGTGGCTACAACTAAACCGTGGATGCATTTGCATAGCCTTTGGCATTCTTTGGCAGAGTTTTGGCGCAATACGGGTACTGCCAAATCCACAAGTGGTAAGCGAATTCTGGGATCTAACTGATTAATTTCGCTACTTAATTGTAGGGTTTTCTCTAC
This portion of the Nostoc sp. GT001 genome encodes:
- a CDS encoding transposase family protein, translating into MNLIEAIQGVPDYRHARGIRHRLWIILTIVLLGSCTGYWGYKPLAEFTKNHRLSLIKLLDLSPDIQFPSASTFRNIMMSIDFQILAELFNVWAEKSLPINFKELFAIDGKCIKSTVTGGNQSYQNFVSIVSVFSL
- a CDS encoding condensation domain-containing protein; amino-acid sequence: MLTVHHIIIDGWSIDVIFKDLGAIYSAECQNIPDEMEEPMQFRQYINWQEQQIQTEKMLADKSYWLGQFADSIPVLELPTDYPRPQVQTYAGVEQTLLVDAECLRELKSFSNQHRCTLFMTLIAVLNLLLHHLSGQNDIVIGVPTAGQTCVEDKDLVGYCANVLPLRFVVKNQSFSDYLNTIKKVVLQGYEHQNYPISQLLKELNIKRDPSRPPLITTLVGMDKFGVELKFFGLKVEGLTNYLGIARRELTWNMVESDGKLSLKCNYNADIYSASTIRLWMQQLETIFHTVIKQPDISLDAIAEKLTQVDGQKQIGEEQKLAVASMQKLKNFKRNSI